The proteins below are encoded in one region of Salvelinus namaycush isolate Seneca chromosome 32, SaNama_1.0, whole genome shotgun sequence:
- the LOC120026842 gene encoding dysbindin-like, translating into MVSCCSVIVQTDRDAKKVPPEVKEAEPAQVKPKEVEPGQMKLKEAELAQVKMKERQKFFEEAFQQDMDQYLSTGYLQISERRGPCCLGSFSSMEVNVDMLEQMDLSDHESLDVFLLSGGEDNNAASPMLGPDVDSLTTEITLQVPTQAELGNKLSSLSSTCTDSQDTEAGDDDEEDEGGREDSSHRPVGVQRFPPTLS; encoded by the exons ATGGTCAGCTGCTGCTCTGTCAtcgtccagacagacagagatg CAAAGAAGGTGCCACCCGAGGTGAAGGAGGCGGAGCCTGCCCAGGTGAAGCCAAAGGAGGTGGAGCCTGGCCAGATGAAGCTAAAGGAGGCGGAGCTTGCCCAGGTGAAGATGAAGGAGAGGCAGAAGTTCTTTGAAGAGGCATTCCAGCAAGACATGGATCAGTACCTGTCCACCGGCTACCTGCAGATcagtgagaggagag GGCCTTGCTGCTTAGGAAGCTTTTCGTCCATGGAGGTGAACGTGGACATGCTGGAGCAGATGGACCTGTCTGACCATGAGAGCCTTGACGTCTTCCTCCTCTCTGGGGGAGAGGACAACAACGCTGCCTCCCCCATGCTAG GTCCAGATGTTGACTCATTAACCACAGAGATCACCCTGCAGGTTCCCACCCAGGCTGAGCTAGGAAACAAgctgtcctccctctcctccacatgCACTGACAGCCAGGACACAGAGGCTGGGGACGATGACGAAGAGGATGAAGGGGGCAGGGAGGACAGCAGCCACCGTCCTGTTGGGGTGCAGAGGTTCCCCCCAACACTGTCCTAG